One Phycisphaerae bacterium RAS2 DNA window includes the following coding sequences:
- a CDS encoding Cytochrome c: protein MPVPTETLYNTKRMNVLFAVVSFVALVTTGWMLWHDFNRPWRHIQKDYFNLRSALAHFDALKYENPQEQEKHRALVEAVSAAEASLATPENKERERDLTSKETALAGRLQAAALEYGNLNAELQVMLFNVEEHKTLHGPESPKTITAIKTYEARKTRTAEVKADQEKIEDELRAVRDELKAFYKSRTEAEKTLAAYEKGRDDAERLDNLYGPGLVRFALNVPGFDSFPTKDTPGREEVRQVFSKGVRFNYNFVDSYVTDRCITCHVGIDDPTLTPGGYVKRTEAALAATRVQAVLRDENEKLAREMVHRLADVDVSEYAAGDRPKDAESVRRYVSRFVDAANIYLEEIQRPSLKLDAILAGLGDAAELTRGRVQDAVESQFRAILAVVPPTAADGKTRIAFEAMSPEQKTAYFSSLTAAMNLYLQHEGRPPVDLKSELRAHPRLDLYISPDSAHSMKAMGCTVCHEGSGQETDFVLAAHTPVNKKQQEEWAEKYYVKELGVPLATFHLVEEFWERPMLLPDQYSASCRKCHDQTFDLERSKTFKVEAAERIVEGREMFTTVGCINCHNVEGLTDSRKVGPDLAHVGEKLTPGFMEKWIEYPADFRPSTRMPHFFRQENNLPSSANEFDTDPVLRSEVEIQAMVHYLNVFSRPYDALPVPAGMTGDAARGEELFTSIGCLACHVNLAAKNSLDDAGRTFAESWIVTDLKMAQGLSDEEAKQRFDAMSPNDRARYASDTFTRQRREAARHTAQAEELAADKESRDPDPRRMYIPPEFTRLAPELSGFGTKMIPTAGDAAQTQRAEQWLYNWLREPRHYSSYTKMPRLFRENIHWADKPEDQRKKTDQDILDVAAYLLGLRNDEFKPEAFAETSRHAELRNELILSLLTGQNTESVSQRILSDEPPTSSDPYGRLTAAIVAQTAVSFGGGDAGKQASVEMIASRSPTLADRQKLYLGMKMISHYGCYSCHNIVGFEDATRPGTDLTLWAQKFMSQLDFAFFSRPFEHELEKQPEVFGKLYREDKEFAHLSRDGGNEDLHILHNHGSFAYHKMRNPRIWDREKIKKPYEKLKMPNFYFSENESRNIVTFLLSMKDRNVAPELRIPYEQSPVGRIAKGRALVRELNCIGCHTIESNVEATIHQYYSTDTSLSDTDPRGMRFQPPLLWGEGAKVQFDWLFSFLNNVEMLRPWLKVRMPSFHLTKEQATILVEYFAALSQDESAVLKGELDSVVRHLQAVHNGGGSSGGAANAWFMDAKFADQAAFIAQYGVNQKQVRANQLTPPDSNDPNEIADALATPYERLVTRGQFLAGLFDVKYPFADPETHHVDDARFKLGEELLYNQKCLACHVAGDPSVPGTTMDIKAPNFALTYKRLRYDWVIKWLQDPQAIQPGANMPQIFQGGSAFAGMPDDQRNENETKFGKTVEEQSTLLVDFLFNLGARGYTAVQPGGITPAAPAEQPSGDFDFDGGGEATSKPADEGFDF, encoded by the coding sequence ATGCCCGTACCGACGGAAACACTTTACAACACGAAACGGATGAACGTGCTGTTCGCCGTCGTGTCGTTTGTCGCCCTGGTGACGACCGGCTGGATGCTGTGGCACGATTTCAACCGGCCCTGGCGGCACATCCAGAAGGACTATTTCAATCTTCGTTCTGCGCTGGCGCACTTCGACGCCCTGAAATACGAAAACCCGCAGGAGCAGGAAAAGCATCGCGCGCTGGTCGAGGCCGTGAGCGCCGCCGAGGCTTCGCTGGCCACGCCGGAGAACAAGGAACGCGAGCGCGACCTCACATCGAAGGAAACGGCGCTGGCCGGGCGGTTGCAGGCGGCAGCGCTGGAATACGGCAATCTGAACGCCGAGCTGCAGGTCATGCTCTTCAACGTGGAGGAGCACAAGACCCTGCACGGTCCGGAGTCGCCCAAAACGATCACCGCGATCAAGACCTACGAAGCGCGGAAGACGCGCACGGCCGAGGTCAAGGCCGATCAGGAAAAAATCGAGGACGAGCTTCGGGCGGTCCGCGATGAGTTAAAGGCATTTTACAAGTCGCGCACCGAGGCCGAGAAGACGCTGGCTGCTTACGAAAAAGGCCGCGACGACGCAGAACGACTGGACAACCTTTACGGCCCGGGCCTTGTGCGGTTTGCGCTCAATGTTCCCGGATTCGATTCGTTTCCGACCAAGGACACGCCGGGTCGGGAGGAAGTGCGACAGGTCTTCAGCAAGGGCGTGCGGTTCAATTATAACTTTGTCGATTCTTACGTGACCGATCGGTGCATCACCTGTCACGTCGGGATCGACGATCCCACGCTGACGCCCGGGGGCTACGTGAAGCGCACCGAGGCGGCGCTGGCGGCGACGCGCGTGCAGGCGGTGCTGCGAGATGAGAACGAGAAGCTCGCCCGCGAAATGGTGCACCGCCTGGCCGACGTGGATGTCAGCGAATACGCCGCGGGCGATCGGCCGAAGGATGCCGAGAGCGTCCGGCGCTATGTCAGCCGCTTCGTGGATGCAGCCAACATCTACCTTGAGGAGATCCAGCGTCCGTCATTGAAACTCGACGCGATCCTCGCCGGGCTGGGCGATGCCGCCGAACTGACGCGCGGCCGCGTGCAGGACGCGGTGGAGTCGCAGTTCCGCGCGATCCTCGCCGTCGTGCCCCCGACCGCCGCCGACGGCAAGACCCGCATAGCCTTCGAGGCCATGAGCCCCGAGCAGAAGACCGCGTACTTCAGCAGCCTGACCGCGGCGATGAACCTCTACCTGCAACACGAGGGTCGCCCGCCAGTGGACTTGAAAAGCGAGCTGCGCGCCCACCCGCGCTTGGATCTGTACATTTCGCCCGACTCGGCCCACTCGATGAAGGCCATGGGCTGCACGGTCTGCCACGAAGGCAGCGGGCAGGAGACCGACTTCGTACTGGCGGCGCATACGCCTGTCAACAAGAAGCAACAGGAAGAATGGGCGGAGAAGTACTACGTCAAGGAGCTTGGCGTGCCGCTGGCAACCTTCCACCTCGTGGAAGAGTTCTGGGAGCGGCCGATGCTGCTGCCGGATCAGTATTCCGCCAGTTGCCGCAAGTGCCACGATCAGACCTTTGACCTCGAACGCAGCAAGACGTTCAAGGTTGAAGCCGCCGAGCGCATCGTTGAAGGTCGCGAGATGTTCACGACCGTCGGCTGCATCAACTGTCACAACGTCGAGGGACTGACGGACAGCCGCAAGGTCGGCCCGGACCTGGCTCACGTCGGCGAGAAGCTGACGCCCGGTTTTATGGAGAAGTGGATCGAATATCCGGCCGACTTCCGCCCGTCTACGCGCATGCCGCACTTCTTCCGGCAGGAGAACAACCTGCCGTCCAGCGCCAACGAGTTCGATACGGACCCCGTGCTGCGCTCCGAAGTCGAAATTCAGGCGATGGTGCATTACTTGAATGTGTTCTCGCGGCCCTACGACGCGCTGCCGGTTCCCGCGGGCATGACCGGCGACGCCGCGCGTGGCGAAGAACTGTTCACGTCCATCGGCTGCCTCGCCTGCCACGTCAATCTTGCGGCCAAGAACTCGCTCGACGACGCGGGTCGCACTTTCGCTGAGAGCTGGATCGTCACCGATCTGAAGATGGCGCAGGGCTTGAGCGACGAGGAAGCCAAGCAGCGATTCGACGCGATGTCGCCAAACGATCGAGCGCGGTACGCGTCAGACACTTTTACGCGACAACGACGCGAAGCAGCGCGACACACGGCGCAGGCCGAAGAACTGGCGGCAGACAAGGAAAGCCGCGACCCTGATCCGCGACGCATGTACATCCCGCCGGAGTTTACGCGGCTCGCACCGGAGCTTTCAGGCTTCGGCACGAAGATGATCCCGACGGCCGGCGATGCCGCCCAGACGCAGCGCGCCGAGCAATGGCTGTACAACTGGCTGCGCGAGCCGCGCCACTATTCGTCGTACACGAAGATGCCGCGACTGTTCCGCGAGAACATCCACTGGGCCGACAAACCGGAGGATCAGCGGAAGAAGACCGATCAGGACATCCTGGACGTCGCGGCGTACCTGCTTGGTTTGCGAAACGACGAGTTCAAGCCCGAGGCGTTCGCGGAGACATCGCGCCACGCCGAGTTGCGCAATGAGTTGATCTTGTCGCTCCTGACCGGCCAGAACACCGAGAGCGTGTCCCAGCGGATTCTTTCCGATGAGCCGCCGACGTCTTCCGATCCGTACGGCCGCCTGACCGCCGCGATTGTCGCCCAGACAGCCGTCTCGTTTGGCGGGGGGGACGCGGGGAAACAGGCATCCGTCGAGATGATCGCGTCACGATCCCCGACCTTGGCCGATCGCCAGAAGCTGTACCTGGGCATGAAGATGATCAGCCATTACGGCTGCTACTCCTGCCACAACATTGTGGGGTTCGAAGATGCGACCCGGCCCGGCACCGATCTGACGCTCTGGGCGCAGAAATTCATGAGCCAGCTGGATTTTGCATTCTTCAGCCGGCCCTTCGAACACGAGCTTGAGAAACAGCCGGAGGTTTTCGGCAAGCTGTACCGGGAGGACAAGGAGTTTGCGCACCTGTCCCGTGACGGCGGCAACGAAGACCTTCACATCCTGCACAACCACGGCTCATTCGCCTACCACAAGATGCGCAACCCGCGGATCTGGGATCGCGAGAAGATCAAGAAGCCCTACGAGAAGCTGAAGATGCCGAACTTCTACTTCTCGGAGAACGAATCACGAAACATCGTCACCTTCCTGCTAAGCATGAAGGATCGCAACGTCGCGCCCGAGCTTCGAATTCCATACGAACAGTCGCCCGTCGGCCGAATCGCGAAGGGCCGCGCGCTGGTGCGCGAGCTGAATTGCATCGGCTGCCACACGATTGAGAGCAACGTCGAAGCGACGATTCACCAGTATTACTCGACCGACACGTCGCTCTCCGATACCGACCCGCGCGGCATGCGCTTCCAGCCACCGCTGCTCTGGGGTGAAGGGGCGAAGGTGCAGTTCGACTGGCTGTTCAGCTTCCTGAACAACGTCGAGATGCTCCGACCCTGGCTGAAGGTGCGCATGCCCAGTTTCCATTTGACCAAGGAGCAGGCGACCATTCTCGTTGAGTATTTCGCGGCCTTGTCGCAGGACGAGTCCGCCGTGCTCAAGGGCGAGTTGGATTCGGTGGTGCGCCACCTGCAGGCGGTTCACAACGGCGGCGGGTCGTCGGGCGGCGCGGCCAATGCATGGTTCATGGATGCAAAGTTCGCCGATCAGGCGGCGTTCATCGCGCAGTACGGCGTCAATCAAAAACAGGTTCGTGCCAACCAGTTGACACCGCCGGACTCCAATGACCCCAACGAGATTGCCGATGCGCTAGCGACGCCGTACGAACGACTGGTGACGCGAGGCCAGTTCCTCGCCGGCCTGTTCGACGTCAAGTATCCCTTCGCCGATCCCGAAACGCATCACGTGGACGATGCAAGATTCAAGCTTGGCGAGGAGTTGCTCTACAATCAGAAGTGCCTCGCCTGTCACGTCGCGGGCGATCCGTCGGTGCCCGGTACGACGATGGACATCAAGGCCCCGAACTTCGCGCTGACCTACAAACGTCTGCGATACGACTGGGTCATCAAGTGGCTGCAGGATCCGCAGGCAATTCAGCCCGGCGCGAACATGCCGCAGATCTTCCAGGGCGGCAGCGCCTTTGCGGGGATGCCAGACGACCAGCGTAACGAAAATGAAACGAAATTCGGTAAGACCGTCGAGGAGCAATCGACCTTGCTGGTCGATTTTCTCTTTAACCTTGGCGCGAGAGGCTATACGGCCGTCCAGCCGGGTGGCATAACTCCTGCCGCGCCGGCCGAGCAACCGAGCGGTGATTTCGATTTTGACGGCGGCGGCGAGGCGACGAGCAAGCCTGCTGACGAGGGATTTGATTTCTAG
- the petB_2 gene encoding Cytochrome b6: MSLFNAVGDYIRGSQIWGSIFRHGVPKDRRTRAMAILSNVFLHLHPVAVRKSGIRLSFTWCMGGLTFFLFLAETITGILLMFYYRPVVEYAYVDIQGLRAHVTLGLLREIHRWGAHAMVIAIWLHMLRVFLTGSYKPPREFNWGVGVVLLTLTLLLSFTGYLLPWDQLAIWAITVGSNMARATPVAGHEGPGAALLQIAGVPFIHGGSDARFLLLGGTVVGPNALLRFYILHCIFIPFVVTILIAVHFWRVRKDGGISGPL; encoded by the coding sequence ATGAGTTTATTCAACGCAGTCGGCGATTACATCCGCGGAAGCCAGATCTGGGGTTCGATTTTCCGCCACGGCGTGCCCAAGGATCGGCGCACGCGCGCCATGGCGATCCTTAGCAACGTCTTCCTGCATCTCCACCCGGTCGCGGTGCGCAAGAGCGGCATCCGCCTGTCGTTTACCTGGTGCATGGGCGGGCTGACGTTCTTCCTGTTTCTCGCCGAGACAATCACCGGCATCCTGCTCATGTTCTATTACCGGCCGGTGGTGGAATATGCCTATGTCGATATTCAGGGCTTGCGGGCGCACGTCACGCTCGGCCTCCTGCGCGAGATTCACCGCTGGGGGGCGCACGCCATGGTCATTGCGATCTGGCTGCACATGCTGCGCGTGTTTCTCACCGGCAGTTACAAACCGCCGCGCGAATTCAACTGGGGCGTCGGCGTCGTGTTGCTCACGCTGACGCTGCTGTTGTCGTTCACCGGCTACCTGCTTCCGTGGGATCAGCTTGCCATCTGGGCAATCACCGTCGGCTCGAACATGGCCCGCGCGACACCGGTGGCGGGGCACGAAGGCCCCGGCGCGGCCCTGCTTCAGATCGCCGGTGTGCCGTTCATTCACGGCGGGTCGGACGCACGCTTCCTGTTGCTGGGCGGTACGGTCGTCGGGCCCAACGCGCTGCTGCGGTTTTACATTCTGCACTGCATCTTCATCCCGTTCGTGGTGACGATTCTGATCGCCGTGCATTTCTGGCGCGTCCGCAAGGACGGCGGAATCTCGGGTCCGCTCTAA